Proteins encoded by one window of Desulfovibrio ferrophilus:
- a CDS encoding glycosyltransferase family 4 protein encodes MNPILSNTITTFPCHGLHMVMVSDFMPRHDASSSNFRIFNLLKMLEANGCKVTYLYCASDPRDNEYAAMFGPNFDFRFVPLNPARILRHIQRLKPQAVWLTNLWNIHYVNAMTLLCASLREELDTPCLILDTMDFHAKKHLRKFQMSQDQNDLQTAEQFLGLEQILYSLGDHVITVSEEEKNDIEQNIPGSAPVTVIPNVHPVRATEASPTDRSGLAFLGNYAVQHNVDAVEHFVHAIFPAILEKKPEVQLHLLGHNAREGLGHLEGQNVIPVGFVPDVDEALSRFRVFICPMPYGAGMKGKVGSAAACGLPIVTTSIGAEGFPFQDGTHCFIADAPAEFALKTLLLLQNDDLWSRLASNAKSSLAKHFGINAVSIRLGQLISTVCN; translated from the coding sequence ATGAATCCGATTCTGTCCAATACCATCACCACGTTTCCATGCCACGGTCTGCACATGGTCATGGTCAGCGATTTCATGCCCCGCCATGATGCCAGTTCATCCAATTTCCGCATCTTCAATCTGCTGAAAATGCTTGAGGCCAACGGCTGCAAAGTCACCTATCTGTATTGTGCGAGTGACCCCCGCGACAACGAATACGCAGCCATGTTCGGCCCGAACTTCGATTTCAGGTTCGTTCCCCTGAACCCGGCCCGGATTCTGCGGCATATCCAGAGGCTCAAACCCCAGGCCGTGTGGCTCACCAACCTCTGGAACATTCATTACGTCAATGCCATGACCCTGCTTTGCGCCTCCTTGCGCGAGGAACTGGACACCCCCTGTCTGATCCTCGACACCATGGACTTTCATGCCAAGAAACACTTACGCAAATTCCAGATGTCCCAAGACCAGAACGATCTGCAAACCGCAGAGCAATTCCTGGGACTGGAGCAGATTCTGTATTCCTTGGGTGATCATGTCATCACGGTCTCCGAAGAGGAAAAGAACGATATCGAACAAAACATCCCCGGCAGCGCTCCTGTGACAGTCATCCCCAATGTGCATCCTGTCAGAGCAACCGAGGCCTCTCCTACTGACCGATCCGGGCTGGCCTTTCTGGGTAACTACGCCGTCCAGCACAACGTGGATGCCGTGGAACACTTCGTCCACGCCATCTTCCCGGCCATTTTGGAAAAGAAACCCGAAGTACAATTGCACCTGCTGGGTCACAATGCACGAGAAGGCCTTGGACATCTGGAAGGACAAAACGTCATCCCCGTGGGCTTCGTGCCCGATGTGGATGAGGCCCTGTCCCGATTCCGCGTTTTCATCTGCCCCATGCCTTATGGAGCAGGCATGAAAGGGAAAGTCGGCAGTGCCGCGGCATGTGGACTGCCCATCGTAACCACCAGCATCGGAGCCGAGGGATTTCCCTTTCAGGACGGCACCCACTGCTTCATTGCTGATGCACCTGCTGAATTTGCCCTCAAGACACTGCTCCTGCTGCAAAATGACGACCTTTGGTCCCGGCTTGCCAGCAACGCCAAATCATCTTTGGCCAAGCACTTTGGAATCAACGCCGTGTCCATACGACTCGGACAATTGATCTCCACTGTTTGCAACTGA
- a CDS encoding mannose-1-phosphate guanylyltransferase/mannose-6-phosphate isomerase, whose translation MLCPVILCGGKGSRLWPMSRELYPKQFMEFLPGATLFEATLDRMTALDPGCQPIVICNEAHRFLAAEQLRSKNITGRIVLEPTGRNTAPAAALAALMTQEDDPILVVMPADHRIPDTQAFAQAIAQAASAARQGDLVCLGIAARSPETGYGYLLKGESQGNDVFNVKAFVEKPDSNTARDYVESGQYLWNSGIFLFTASRYLKALETHCPDILKACRDAMESSAPDMDFIRPEREAFMNCPSNSIDYAVLEKEKNLKVVELDTAWSDLGAWEAVHENGEQDANGNVTVGDVVAQDSNGCYLHSTGRLVATVGLEKAVVVETPDAVLVTTMNAAQNVKGMIDELVRRHRPEALGHTTDYRPWGNFTNIIKGDQFKVKRIVVKPGASLSRQMHYHRAEHWVVVRGSAQVTNGDTELLLAESQSTYIPLGTVHRLTNPGKIDLELIEIQTGPYLEEDDIVRFEDIYGRLDT comes from the coding sequence ATGCTTTGTCCTGTCATTCTCTGCGGCGGAAAAGGCTCGCGGCTTTGGCCCATGTCCCGGGAACTGTATCCAAAACAGTTCATGGAGTTTCTTCCGGGCGCGACCCTTTTCGAGGCCACACTCGATCGGATGACGGCCCTTGACCCGGGGTGTCAGCCAATTGTCATCTGCAACGAAGCCCACCGTTTCCTTGCCGCCGAGCAGTTGCGCAGCAAGAACATCACTGGGCGCATCGTGCTGGAGCCCACAGGGCGCAACACAGCTCCTGCGGCAGCCCTCGCGGCGCTGATGACACAAGAAGATGACCCGATCCTCGTTGTAATGCCCGCCGATCATCGCATTCCCGACACGCAAGCCTTTGCACAAGCCATCGCCCAGGCAGCAAGCGCTGCCCGTCAAGGCGATCTTGTCTGTCTAGGCATTGCAGCCCGCAGCCCCGAAACCGGGTATGGCTATCTCCTCAAGGGAGAATCTCAGGGGAATGACGTCTTCAACGTCAAGGCCTTCGTGGAAAAACCAGACAGCAATACCGCCCGGGACTACGTGGAAAGTGGACAGTACCTGTGGAACAGCGGAATCTTCCTGTTCACTGCTTCGCGCTATCTCAAGGCTCTTGAGACCCACTGTCCGGACATTCTCAAGGCCTGCAGGGACGCAATGGAATCCTCCGCTCCGGATATGGATTTCATCCGGCCCGAACGTGAAGCCTTCATGAATTGCCCATCCAACTCCATCGACTATGCCGTCCTGGAGAAAGAAAAGAATTTAAAAGTCGTGGAACTGGACACCGCCTGGAGCGATCTCGGCGCCTGGGAAGCCGTCCATGAGAATGGCGAGCAGGATGCCAACGGCAACGTGACCGTGGGCGATGTGGTGGCGCAGGACAGCAATGGCTGCTATCTTCATTCCACAGGCCGTCTGGTGGCCACCGTGGGCCTGGAAAAGGCCGTGGTGGTAGAAACACCTGACGCGGTCCTCGTGACCACGATGAACGCGGCTCAAAACGTCAAGGGCATGATCGATGAACTTGTCAGGCGCCATCGCCCTGAGGCACTCGGTCATACGACGGATTATCGCCCCTGGGGGAATTTTACCAACATCATTAAGGGCGACCAATTCAAGGTCAAACGCATCGTGGTCAAACCCGGAGCGTCCCTGTCACGGCAAATGCACTACCACCGTGCCGAGCACTGGGTGGTGGTCAGAGGAAGCGCACAGGTCACCAACGGTGATACTGAGCTGTTGTTGGCCGAAAGCCAATCCACGTACATCCCCCTGGGGACGGTGCACCGCCTGACCAATCCGGGCAAGATCGATCTTGAACTCATCGAGATTCAAACCGGTCCGTATCTGGAGGAAGACGACATCGTCCGTTTCGAAGATATCTACGGCAGACTCGACACCTGA
- the gmd gene encoding GDP-mannose 4,6-dehydratase yields the protein MKKALITGVTGQDGAYLAEFLLNKGYEVHGIIRRASSFNTGRIDHLYQDPHVDNRRFILHHGDLTDSTNVIRIMQAVQPDEVYNLGAQSHVKVSFETPEYTADTVGLGSLRILEAIRILGLEKKTKFYQASTSELYGLVQETPQTERTPFYPRSPYAVAKLYAYWITINYREAYGIYGCNGILFNHESPVRGETFVSRKITRALTRIMLGLQPKLFLGNMDAKRDWGHAKDYVEMQWLMLQQDTPKDYVIATGRQYSVRHLVETASAAMGLSIAWQGKGEAEVGVIDRIDQERFQNLVRATIQAQAPEPGTPIIEVDPRYYRPTEVETLLGDPGKARRELGWEPRISFEEMVREMVVSDLMLAAKDRLCLDNGFGTFEHHE from the coding sequence ATGAAAAAAGCATTGATCACGGGAGTGACGGGCCAGGACGGCGCGTACCTCGCTGAATTTCTCCTGAACAAGGGCTACGAGGTCCATGGCATCATTCGCCGCGCCTCGTCATTCAATACCGGCCGCATCGACCACCTGTATCAGGATCCACATGTCGACAATCGACGGTTCATCCTGCATCACGGAGACCTGACCGACTCGACCAACGTCATCAGGATCATGCAGGCGGTCCAGCCCGATGAAGTCTACAACCTTGGTGCCCAGAGCCATGTCAAAGTCTCCTTTGAGACCCCCGAATACACTGCGGACACCGTGGGGTTGGGCTCGCTCAGAATCCTGGAGGCCATCCGCATTCTGGGCCTGGAAAAAAAGACCAAGTTCTACCAGGCTTCCACCTCGGAGCTTTATGGTCTCGTCCAGGAAACGCCACAGACGGAGCGGACTCCGTTCTATCCTCGCTCTCCATATGCTGTGGCCAAACTCTATGCCTACTGGATCACGATCAACTACCGCGAAGCTTATGGCATCTATGGTTGCAACGGCATCCTGTTCAACCACGAATCCCCGGTACGCGGCGAAACCTTTGTCAGCCGCAAGATCACCCGCGCCCTGACCCGAATCATGCTCGGCTTACAACCCAAGCTGTTCCTGGGGAATATGGATGCCAAGCGCGATTGGGGTCATGCCAAAGACTACGTGGAGATGCAGTGGCTGATGCTGCAGCAGGACACACCCAAGGACTATGTCATTGCAACTGGCCGCCAGTATTCAGTCCGCCACCTGGTGGAAACCGCATCCGCGGCCATGGGCTTGTCCATCGCCTGGCAGGGTAAAGGCGAGGCTGAAGTCGGTGTCATCGACAGGATCGACCAGGAACGATTCCAGAATCTGGTCAGAGCCACCATCCAGGCCCAGGCACCCGAGCCCGGAACACCAATCATTGAAGTGGATCCACGCTACTATCGCCCCACAGAGGTTGAAACCCTGCTGGGTGACCCGGGCAAAGCCCGTCGGGAACTTGGCTGGGAACCTCGTATCAGCTTCGAGGAAATGGTTCGTGAGATGGTTGTTTCCGATCTGATGCTCGCAGCCAAGGACAGGCTTTGCCTGGACAACGGCTTTGGCACGTTCGAGCACCACGAATAA
- a CDS encoding glycosyltransferase family 2 protein, with product MSPDKAGTPDQSTTILSQMIHATGWRDRQSSYVQALDSLICMSAIRKPAISVVIISWQPDERALQTLLSLEAQRRTLSDTGQQIEVILVDNGSSNGFAPELYPHADTVLRLKTNTGAYFARNIGSIFAHAPILLFLEDDGLPEPDLVAAHLQDHARFDILMARGVYRPRTDSPLNRFAGHYYLGDNPFPRYCDLEGNVSILTAAFREVGGWDEAIFFGHGGVELSCRLLDRYGQPERMIYTPGPVLHHDYSSSEQHLTMKRERQAKSRAYVESKHPELDRILDTWNREYKQLQIPLRTPATSPAGVSR from the coding sequence ATGAGCCCAGATAAGGCCGGGACACCTGATCAGAGTACGACAATACTCTCCCAAATGATCCATGCCACAGGCTGGAGAGACCGGCAATCCAGTTATGTCCAGGCACTGGACTCCCTGATCTGCATGTCAGCGATTCGGAAGCCGGCCATCTCCGTGGTCATCATCTCCTGGCAACCGGACGAGCGAGCTCTACAAACCCTTCTTTCCCTTGAAGCCCAACGCCGGACCTTGAGCGATACGGGGCAACAAATCGAAGTCATCCTCGTGGACAATGGCTCCAGCAATGGCTTTGCTCCTGAGCTGTACCCCCATGCAGACACCGTGCTGCGGCTCAAAACCAATACCGGCGCCTATTTCGCCCGCAATATTGGCTCCATTTTCGCTCATGCTCCCATCCTGCTCTTTCTGGAAGACGACGGCCTCCCCGAACCCGATCTCGTTGCAGCCCATTTACAGGACCACGCCAGATTCGACATTCTCATGGCCCGTGGCGTCTACCGCCCCCGCACTGATTCACCGTTGAATCGCTTTGCCGGGCACTATTATCTGGGAGACAACCCTTTCCCCCGGTACTGCGACCTTGAAGGCAACGTCAGCATCCTGACAGCTGCCTTTCGCGAAGTTGGAGGATGGGATGAAGCCATTTTCTTCGGACACGGGGGGGTCGAACTCTCCTGCCGCCTGCTGGACCGTTACGGCCAACCCGAGCGCATGATCTATACCCCTGGCCCGGTTCTGCACCACGATTACAGTTCCAGTGAACAGCATCTGACCATGAAGCGGGAACGTCAGGCCAAGTCCAGGGCGTACGTTGAATCCAAACACCCGGAACTCGACAGGATTCTGGACACTTGGAACCGGGAGTACAAACAGCTTCAGATCCCGCTTCGCACCCCTGCCACATCGCCTGCGGGAGTCTCCCGATGA
- a CDS encoding sulfotransferase, which translates to MLCTQNDQCPVMQNPEAPLFLVMGVPRSGTTALADALNRHPAIFCGIERFDWPLEKAVYPFCIDDFFDPQVPDAKFHERNLAIVQPKTELVALGNKKPRYYISLPSLLQRQPARLIWTYRNPAHTAFSWNARALNTEDAGWHRGMTGLYALVEFTQMLLTFRNLPEGTEALMVDYNGLFLGKGIRTTLSSLFDFLQAGSDEKALSEFEQRQERFADYLTNKQRELYDFEQSFYDRHGLGELDSIMTELKTATPQQLRPQIDSFLLRLAQSKFLNDFFLNISRYPDSPAAEFLPNYLSGLFANADNATVFTVLGQSLNKQHRQLVNAIHEHSRIQCANGDVAKAVLRHAHQAVTRHPDNPSLHKSLGDQLTRMHRFQEAAEAFKRASKLAPYDMAARTGMVQALTLLQANTKHRQDHHEPR; encoded by the coding sequence ATGCTGTGCACGCAAAACGATCAATGTCCGGTGATGCAAAACCCTGAGGCACCCCTGTTTCTGGTGATGGGCGTCCCCCGTTCCGGCACCACGGCCCTGGCCGATGCCCTGAACAGGCATCCGGCTATTTTCTGCGGCATCGAGCGCTTCGACTGGCCCCTGGAAAAGGCAGTCTATCCTTTTTGCATTGATGATTTTTTCGATCCCCAGGTCCCGGATGCAAAATTCCATGAGCGTAATCTAGCCATTGTCCAACCCAAAACCGAGCTTGTGGCCCTGGGCAACAAAAAACCCAGATACTACATCTCGTTGCCTTCCCTGTTGCAACGACAACCCGCCAGGCTGATCTGGACCTATCGCAATCCGGCACACACGGCCTTTTCGTGGAATGCCCGAGCGCTCAACACAGAGGACGCGGGCTGGCATCGTGGCATGACCGGGCTCTATGCCCTCGTGGAATTCACCCAGATGCTCCTAACCTTCCGCAACCTGCCCGAAGGGACAGAGGCCTTGATGGTCGATTACAATGGTTTGTTCCTGGGCAAAGGCATCAGGACCACGCTCAGCTCCCTGTTTGATTTTCTGCAAGCCGGGTCTGATGAAAAGGCCTTGTCGGAGTTCGAGCAACGCCAGGAACGCTTTGCCGATTATCTCACCAACAAACAGCGCGAACTCTACGACTTTGAGCAGTCCTTTTATGATCGCCACGGCTTAGGAGAACTCGACTCCATCATGACCGAGCTGAAAACAGCAACGCCCCAGCAGCTTCGCCCGCAGATCGATTCCTTTCTGCTGCGGCTGGCTCAATCGAAATTCCTTAATGATTTCTTTCTGAATATCAGCCGGTATCCCGACTCCCCGGCAGCCGAATTCCTGCCAAACTATCTCTCCGGACTCTTCGCCAATGCCGACAATGCGACAGTCTTCACCGTTCTGGGGCAATCCCTAAACAAACAGCACCGGCAGTTGGTCAACGCCATCCACGAACATTCACGAATCCAGTGTGCGAACGGAGACGTTGCCAAGGCAGTACTCAGACACGCCCACCAGGCCGTCACCCGGCACCCCGACAATCCCTCGCTTCACAAATCTCTGGGAGATCAACTGACCCGCATGCACCGGTTTCAAGAGGCTGCCGAGGCCTTTAAACGGGCCTCAAAACTGGCCCCTTATGACATGGCGGCACGCACCGGGATGGTTCAGGCTCTGACCCTGCTCCAGGCCAATACAAAACATCGGCAGGACCACCATGAGCCCAGATAA
- a CDS encoding sulfotransferase domain-containing protein, which translates to MKKVLVYTIHKAASMFIHKINDEIARFLGVIPCSINGDDFKTEIREKSWKTIIETRNECAVFGPIRIGEALPNIPDIPEDHSIIFHARDPRDVLTSLFFSAAYSHPIKKNVFEPSEQTRLQWINEGIDSFVLGYTKAWTKRYETIIELHQNLKHCNLVKYEDMVLNYDRWLMQYLMSFKHLAPGEDIRPLFTHCLVAFKDEFKIVPEDVHRHKRKMVPGDYKEKLAPETIATLNTVFAPALEYFQYSQ; encoded by the coding sequence ATGAAAAAAGTTCTTGTCTACACGATTCACAAAGCTGCATCCATGTTTATCCACAAGATAAACGACGAAATCGCAAGATTCCTCGGTGTAATACCGTGTTCAATCAATGGTGATGATTTCAAGACTGAAATCAGGGAGAAAAGCTGGAAGACCATCATCGAAACACGAAACGAATGCGCAGTCTTCGGGCCCATTCGCATCGGTGAGGCACTCCCGAATATTCCCGACATCCCCGAAGATCACTCCATCATCTTCCATGCCAGAGACCCAAGGGACGTCCTGACTTCTCTCTTCTTTTCAGCAGCATACAGCCACCCCATCAAGAAAAATGTCTTCGAGCCCAGTGAACAAACGAGACTGCAGTGGATCAACGAGGGGATCGACAGCTTTGTCCTTGGCTACACAAAAGCCTGGACCAAAAGATATGAGACCATCATCGAGCTCCATCAAAATCTCAAACACTGCAATCTGGTCAAATACGAAGACATGGTCCTGAACTACGACCGCTGGCTTATGCAATACCTCATGAGCTTCAAGCACCTCGCTCCCGGCGAAGACATCCGCCCTCTTTTCACGCACTGCCTGGTGGCCTTCAAGGATGAGTTCAAGATTGTGCCCGAGGACGTGCACCGGCATAAGCGCAAAATGGTTCCCGGAGACTACAAGGAAAAACTGGCTCCGGAAACCATCGCCACATTGAACACTGTATTTGCCCCCGCTCTCGAATACTTTCAGTATTCGCAGTAG